The sequence ccacagctgcccaactcactgcagaattaagtgtgcacctcaactctcctgtttccaccaaaactgtccgtcgggagctccacagggtcaatgtacatggccgggctgctatagccaaacctttggtcactcgtgccaatgccaaacgtcggtttcaatggtgccagcagcgaaaatcttgggctgtggacaatgtgaaacatgtattgttctctgatgactccaccttcactgtctttcctacatccgggagagttacggtgtggagaagccccaaagaagcgtaccacccagactgttgcatgcccagggtgaagcatgggggtggatcagtgatggtttgggctgcaatatcatggcattccctaggcccaatacttgtgctagatgggcgcgtcactaccaaggactaccgaaccattctggaggaccatgtgcacccaatggttcaaacattgtatcctgaaggcggtgccgtgtatcaggatgataatgcaccaatacacacagcaagactggtgacagagtggtttgatgaacatgaaagtgaagtttaacatctcccatggcctgcacagtcaccagatctaaatattattgagccactttggggtgttttggaggagcgtgtcaggaaacgttttcctccaccagcatcacgtagtgacctggccactattctgcaagaagaatggctcaaaatccctctggccactgtgcaggacttgtatctgtcattcccaagacgaactgatgctgtattggccacaaaaggaggccctacaccatactaatgaattattgtgctctaaaaccaggcgtttcagtttcattgtccaacccctgtatgtatgtatgtatatatatatatatatatacatacatatatatatatatatatatatatatatatatatatatatatatacctacgTCAATACCTTCCATGTTTGAAATCTTGTGTTTCGGGGTAAGGTACTGTTGTAAAGTCGGAGAGAATCTTtagctgtttgtttttagctATTAGCTCTTCCTAGCTCTCATCAAAATCACACAACTGTCATTTGTTTAGGTGATGAAGTGCTTAAAGAGACAGGAGTTTTCTGAGATGGATGCCAGACTGGTGTGTCTCTGGGTAAAATATTAACAGTATATTAGCCTAGTGCAGCATTGCCTACAGGACTGACCACTCTGTCTTCTCCTGTCCATTGGCAACCCAGTGATGAGATTACATCTGAATAAAGATTATATATTGTCTATAGTTAATAAATACTTATTCAACATCTTTCTGACAAATATTTGCATTACAAGAGCGGTAGAAACATTAGCATGAGCTGTGTTATACATTATTGGCCCTTTGGAACTGAATGTTATGCACAGGCATGGGCAATAAATTTCAGTCCTCATTCTTTGATTGCCTTGATAGTTCTTGTTCACACATAACACCACTGACCTTTCTCTCTAAAGAATGGCAAGCCTGCAAATATAAGTACTTTAAAAGCATTAAGTTTACAGAACAAAGAAAATGCCATACTGTCTCTGACTAGCACAAAAGCTCAATGAAGCCAGCCACCTCCTTCCACGCAACTGCTGGACCTCTTCCTGTGTTTGAAAGGATAAGAGGGGCCGCCCAAAGCTGCCTGGAATCAGGAAGCACTTAATAATAAGGCCAGCGACAAAGCTAGGCATGTACACACATGTAGACCCCACATGGATGCTTGCTAAAAAAACAACGCCATGTAAATAACAATGCCATATACAAAATTGCAAAGTCATATACTTTTTGTCTCATTCTTTCGCTCCAGAGCATGTGATTTATTTCTAGCAGTACTCTAAGCTGCTGAAGTATTATCTGTAAGGCTGCAAAGTTTACAGATGGGAAATGAACAACAAGGGGAAGGAGAAGAAACAAACGAGGAATGACAGTGGATGATATGAAAGGACAGGGAGCAAACAACTGGCTAGGGCTGGTAGAAATAGCCCTTTCCTGTTACTtagacattattttttattcacctTCCAGTGCCTAATGTCGTGGACAAGAAAACCTTTGCTGTGAAGAAGGTTCTTGCAGCCTATAATTACTCTGCAAGGCAAAACAAGTCACAAAGAAAATTGTTGGTGCTTAAAtggtacacactgaacatcctggGTATAATTTAAAATTACTTCATATAGAAAAGTCACTATGGCAGTATTTATGCAATGCTTCGCAGCACTAGTCAAGCCTAAAATCCAATATAAGTGTAGGCTGTTTAAGTACTGCAGACTTTTATTCACCCTTTCAATGATATTCTCCATGTCAATAAGTTGGCACAATGTGTGTATTCTGCCTACATACTGGAAGCTTGGCATTGCAAagcaccacatacacactgctttCAGATTGTTGGCCCTGGCGTATTCATGGAAATAATCTATTGCCTATaagtgaatgaattaatgaatgaatgaatgaacaaaaccTTTTTTTGACATTGTATGCTTACATTTTCACTGTGACATCAATGAGAGCAGAAATCCACACACCATGTGAGCAGACACACAAAATGCTCAGCCATTAAATAGATACTGTGTGATAATGCCATTCGGAAAGATTTCCTCAGACAGCTGAATTTCTCTTAAACAGGATTGAATTTTCTTACACATGTGTCAGTACACTTCGGTTTCAGTTCTGTTTTTAAAGTGGTGACATGCCCTTGTCTTGTCACTTGCCCTTGGGGGCAATCCTTGGCACCATCTTCCATTACTGTGTTCACTCAAATAAAATTTCTTAAATGACCCCTTGAAGGGACAAGTGACTGATAAACATGAACAGAAATGATCGTGACCTGGCACAATGGATTGGGGACAGAAAAAAAGGTGGGCCAGAGCAATAAACTACTTTGAAATatgaaatactttttaaaatataacagtgaacaaaTCAATTGGGCTTTGTGTAGCAAATTGCTTTACTTGTTTGGCAAGTGGTCATTCATCTAACTTAGTGTAACTTTGGATGATTAAATACAGTATTAAAAAGTGGGGAGCAGTTATGGCTCTGGCCAACTGTTTGCCAAgtgaataaataacattttttcccctaacACTTAAATGCTGTGTTATGTGTTATAGTTCGAAGAGCTGCAGGAACAGCCAAGGGCCCTACAGATAAAACTGTTCAGTATTTTGATTTTAAGACCAGATTTGTTTCCATGATTACTTTTAGAAATAGTGAGGTCTGTTAGATGAATTGATGTACAgaattcattttacatttacagcatttggctgTCAACCTACTTACCTACATCATATTTTATTCAGctgagcagttgaaggttaaagggccttgctcaaggacccagggGTAGCAGCCTGACAGTTGCAGGATTTGAGCACACCGCAGGCCAACGTcctaaccactgagctatcACTATTTTCAGTTCCACTATATGTCAGTCTATGACTGTCAGGTCAGACAGGTTCAGTGTTGAGTACAGCTTTTGTCAAAGTCTGACACATACAGCACTCTGCCAATATAAGACAGATTAATTACTGCTATACATGAAGAATTCAAGGGGGAATCCTATATAGTAAAATACATAATACTGTTTACATGACACAGTCTAGATATGATGCTCTACTTTTGTACTATACCACCttacgtttttatttttttctttcaatgaTCTTCATGTCATATTTACAGAACACCATGTCTCATATTCCATTCACATGGATGTCCTCCCTTCAGAGCAAACAGTATATGTGCATCAAAGCCCTGATATATTGACTTATAAACACAGATGTTTCCAACAAAATAAGCAAAAGTTGTGATTAGCTATACCAAAGACTAGCTGAACAGGAGGCTATTCTGCACACTAGCTGAGTCAAAATTGCTGGCTCAATGTACCATAAGAACACACTGCTTATTGGCAGTAAAGTCGTGAAGTGCCACTATAGATTTCACAAGTGACTGCACTAATACCAGACAGCACTTGACCACAGAACAGAATTTTTTATCCAGACAGATATAAAGAGAAGCTTCAACATTAGTGACTATCAGTCTGTTAAAAAGTTGACATAAATACTTCATATTTCTTCCCTTTATAGAAGAATCTGATATGCTGTTTTCATATCCGGTGTTACTGAATGAAGGAAGTGATAAAAGAGataccaaataaaaaaaattaaaaaaaaaaaacatgggcaGGGTACTAATAATTTTCTTGCCAGTGCAAACGCCAACATGATGGTGGCTGCAGAACCAAGCTAGCGTGTGATGATATGAAGGCACCAGATCAGACAGGAAGTGGCTGTACCCTTTGTTAAAAAGATGTACTCTGATGAATACAAAAATGCAGAATGAAGCCGACACTGACTGCTCAGCAAACCTGTAGGTGTCTATACATACTGCCAAACAGCTTGACTGTCACCGATTGAAATGTGTGTTGCTGAAATGGATACCTGCCTGACATAGGGCCAATGCGTGCTTAAAATTAACTATGCAATTACTGAAGTGATTTATGTGATAGTAAAAGTAATAGCAGTCCTTGGTAGTTAACCTTTTACCATTCCACCTCCAAATTAAAAACTGTCAGCCGCACGTGGCATTAATAACATAGGTGTAGCATACTCTGTTCAACCGAACAAAACTAAGAACCGAACTAAAAAAGGGTATTGTGCGGCTGTATActcaaagaaaattaaaaaagattaCTATGGTTTGTCAGAATCTTGCAGAAGATAGCAATATACTGTATTCTGAGCTGTAAAATCTAGTGATGGTGACAAAATATCCTCCAGTTTTCTGTTACTGACATATTCCAATGGAAACAGCTGCAGTATTgattattttacaattaattGTGACATTAATCACATGCTTACCTTAATAGGCCCACTGCTGAAACGGATCTTCCTGCTGGCTGGAGGATCATCCTCATTTGGCAGTCCCGCAATCTCTGTGCAGCTAGATTCCGGTTCATAagcctcatcatcatcagcctCTTCGTCCTCATCCAGCTGACTCCCACCAGAGTCCTCACCTACACCACTGTAGGCGCTGATGTCTATCAGGTCAGCTTCTGAATAATCCTCCTTTAGGGTCTCTTCCTCTCCTGCCTCATCCTTCAGAGCGGAGGTGTCTCCTTGGTTCAGCCTGCGCTCATCTCTCTGCTCGGCAGCCTCGTGACAGTTTTCAGTCTCCCCATTCTCAAGGGAAGCGTGAACCTCTGCGTGCACCAATCTGCTCCCCGCTTCCTGGCTAGCTGCATCCTGCTCCCCAGGTTCGGACTCCTCTGTATTAGTTCCAGCAGAATCTTGGTGTTCTTTTGACTGCTTTGCATTTGGCTCTGCAGACAAAAGAGATGTTTCATCTGCTGATTGCTTGTTGCTTGTTGCGTTAGCTTGGGATCCTGTTCTCCTTGGACTTCTAGGGGCTGCTTCTTGATCCTTACCCAGCAATTCATTTTCTTGGCTTCCTGCTTGAGGGAATGTTCGCACCTTTTTTGGGATGACTTTGGGGCGTGAGGGCAGAAGTGAGGTTGAAGGTGGCCGATGGAGATTGTTCCGCAATTCTGCCTTCTCAAACACAGCACTCAGCTGGCTGACAGTGGGTGACACTGCCTCAGCAGGCCCACCTTCTGTGTCCAGTCTGTCCAGGGCTTCTGTGCTGCCATTGAATCGTACGACCACGTCCAGACGGCTGTCCTGGAAGCCTGAGGCACGCTCCTTCTTCAGAAGGATGCGGTTGGTAGCAGCCTGCTTCTCCTGCAGGGTGCGCTGCTCAAAAATCTTACGTGTCTCCTGCAGCTTAGAGAAGCCAGATGAAGGTCCACGGGTACTGCCATCAGGCTTCCCATCAAAGCGACTCACGCGTTCAGAAACGGTTCCTCCTAGCTTGAGAAGGGCGCTGTGGTCTACATTCTCGTTAAGACTGCTGGCTCTTGGCAAGGAGAGGCGCACTGCCTGGTCTTTCATCTTTGACGGATCTTCTTCCTCCCCAGGGGAGCCCATCTGCATGAACATGTTCTTAATGCGATGGACATTGGAGCCGTACCTGCGACCCCGTCCGGTAGGTCGTGGTTTTCCCTCTTTGCCATCCTCACCGTTTGCAGCATCAGGGTCTTTGACTGGTTTAAGTGACTGAATTCCTGCCTCGTATGCATTCCTGTGTGGCGACGCGCTCCGAGCTACGAGCGTGGTGCTTGTTGTGCCGCTGGCTGCAGATGGGGGTTCAGTCTTCATCATGGTTAATCAAATGGTGGTAAAGAATAGTTGAAACGGCATAGCCTCCTCCCTTTTTCCCTGGAGGTGGAACCCCATCAGTGGTAGAAGCATCAGAAAACATGAAGCAGAGACAAACCAGGGGCCATTATCAGTATTATGAAACGGGTGAGCGAGACATAGAAGAACTGTTTACAAATATggtgtttattaaatatataataaataagtgACCAATATGATGTGCCACTTgcaaattttatttacaaacagTCATATGGAAAGATATAAATGCTAAGGGCAGAGGTTATTTGGATGGGGTCAAGAATTCTAAAGAGATTCAGCTTGGAACCTTTTCTAGTAGAAAATCCTCTGCTGTACGGTTCTACCTAAAACCCTTACAGGTTTTATATTAGCATACATAACATAACCAAAAAACCTTTGGCATATTAGATCAAGCTGATTTCCCCCCTTAAACTGTAAGTCTAGGGGCGGGGTTAGTATGCATACATTTTCTGTTGCTTTCATTTGCGTGAAATCAAAGAAAATTTCAACCACATCCTCTTGTGTAGTTTCATTTGTATGATCAGGCTGAAGAAAGCACACACTTTTGGAATCTGCTATTAACCTGCTTTATTACTGAGTATGACAGGCTATAGCATAGGCCTAgattttatgtacatttatatCCTTGTTTCAAGGAGGCTTTTCATAGGTAGTTATGCCAGATACATACATTATTTGTATAGACGATGTATTTATTACACCAATTGGGACCTAGAACTGCATTAAAACCAGAAGGTGCTCGTGCAATACAACACGGGTCCTGTTGTAAAGGTGTGATCTTGATTAAAAATTTTTAGTAGGCTTTATTCCTAGggcaataaaatataaatccgTATGCGGTCCTATAGCCTGCTATATCCTGGCATGGTGCAGTAGGCTTTGTTATAAAACCCTGCCTGTGATTGATGCCACTAATTTGATCTAAGCAAGGTAGGCTTCAGTTCTCCAAATCACGGCATTCTAGCCGGTTCTTATATGGTGCTAAAATCGCATGGTTGGTGCAATAACTACAGCCTAGCATAATAGTAAGCGATTAATTTGCGGTGTGTCAGCGAGCAGCAGGCTGTCAAAACACGACAGTAGGACCCTGCGGAACGGCGAGGCCCCCGTTCACTGCCCAATACACAGGCTACATCCCAAACCGCAGTACTACCGCACTGAACCGCATGTCCAAATAATACGGCAAAAAACAGCAATATGCCAAAACCAAACGCTGTGCATGAGCTGACACGCGATTTAGTGCATTAGTCCACGGTTCGGCATGTAGCCTTTGTCTCGCTTACGTCGCTTCCTGCATCTTCTGTCGCCCAAAAATAACGGTTCTCTTTTTTCAATCAAAGCCACAAACGAGGACAAAAAACGCAATCGCAACGCCGTCACTACACGGACTCACCTTGTATTTCGTGTTCATCAAAGGTCCAGTGCGTTAAAGTCCGTCCGCTGGCGAGTCCATTGTGTCCGCGAGCCGTTTTCAGACTGTCGGTTTCCCCGCGAGCGAACAGCAGTGACGCGGCCGTGCTGTCTCTCCCCGGCTCGCGCTCACAGCTCAGCTCGCAGCCCCGCCCCTCCTCTCGCGCATGGCATCACTGCTTCCATCACATTTTCCTCCTGTGGGCTTCAGGAACACGCAGCCGTGCAGCTTAGCTGTGCACAACATGTGAAAACTGCATATGCAGGTccgtgcaaaagtttgcatccccATGGTTTGCGGCTGGAAAATATGTTACtatattgtaatttatttaaaagaagtTGCAACGATCCAGATTATAAAGCAGAGAGCAGAAGAAAAAATGCTTGGACATATCAACTATTAGATGCTAGATTATAAAAGCTGGCCAAGAGGAGGTTAAAGATGGTTATAAAGCCAAAGCATAGGTATGCAAATGATTTTTAAcaaattttaaatgaataattaccaattttaatatattcattcattcattcattcatcttcagtaactactTTATCCTAGTCAAGGTCATAGTGGTTCATAATCGATCCAAGGAACATTGGGTGTGAGGTAAGAATACACCCTGAGAATAGGAAGCCAGTCAATCAgggtaccacacacacacacacacacacacacacagacctaaaTAGCAACTTATTTTAGCTAGTCTTCCTACCAGCATGTTTGTGGAcagtggaaggaaaccagagaacccaaatgaaacccacacagacatccACAAAGAGTAACCAGAACTCAGGATCAAGCAGGGGACCATAGAGATCTCAAATAGCAATGCTACTCTCtgcacatttttaataataaaaaaaaaatgtttttctttatctatactatattatactatagtATTGACAGGCAAAGGCCCTAAAGCAGATCTTTCAGAAATCCTGAGTTGCCTTTTTACTGCTATAATTTATGCAAGACACTGGCTTTAGTGAACTTgcataatatacagtatgtgttcaGAGATACGTCTATCTGCTCATCAGCTTTTCATGAATACACAAGAGAAGTCCAAAATTAGATCCAAAACACACTTCCAGTTTGGTAGAAACAAACATTTGCACTGTggtttgttcattctttttagGATTACATT comes from Hemibagrus wyckioides isolate EC202008001 linkage group LG02, SWU_Hwy_1.0, whole genome shotgun sequence and encodes:
- the ppp1r9ba gene encoding neurabin-2 → MMKTEPPSAASGTTSTTLVARSASPHRNAYEAGIQSLKPVKDPDAANGEDGKEGKPRPTGRGRRYGSNVHRIKNMFMQMGSPGEEEDPSKMKDQAVRLSLPRASSLNENVDHSALLKLGGTVSERVSRFDGKPDGSTRGPSSGFSKLQETRKIFEQRTLQEKQAATNRILLKKERASGFQDSRLDVVVRFNGSTEALDRLDTEGGPAEAVSPTVSQLSAVFEKAELRNNLHRPPSTSLLPSRPKVIPKKVRTFPQAGSQENELLGKDQEAAPRSPRRTGSQANATSNKQSADETSLLSAEPNAKQSKEHQDSAGTNTEESEPGEQDAASQEAGSRLVHAEVHASLENGETENCHEAAEQRDERRLNQGDTSALKDEAGEEETLKEDYSEADLIDISAYSGVGEDSGGSQLDEDEEADDDEAYEPESSCTEIAGLPNEDDPPASRKIRFSSGPIKVFTTYSNEEYDRRNDDVDPMAASAEYELEKRVERLDLFPVELEKDSDGLGISIIGMGAGADMGLEKLGIFVKTVTEGGAAHRDGRIQVNDLIVEVDGTSLVGVTQNFAASVLRNTTGTVKFIIGREKPGEQSEVAQLIQQTLEQERWQREMMEQRYNQYMEEDEEAGEYGTDEDEEMSPMFPNAIEVFDLAESEDMLSPVEMDPEKLTHKFKELQIKHAVTQAEIQQLKRKLAHAEQEKLRWRMEKAQLEQTVRETKERMEKLEGYWMEAQSLCQAVDEHLKETQAQYQTLERKYSKAKRLIKEYQQKEIEYLKKETAQRRAQEESEADHKEETDSLQEKITDLETKVGALKSSEPS